A genomic region of Dreissena polymorpha isolate Duluth1 chromosome 4, UMN_Dpol_1.0, whole genome shotgun sequence contains the following coding sequences:
- the LOC127878065 gene encoding very low-density lipoprotein receptor-like isoform X1 has translation MRRLIWVYAVCNVIFQDARHEWVLVLCSVAILYATGDGLIFGPKKKRNEVPRATSRPPTPTSTIDYRTAYNVMVRTCERGTNYACNVDPRDPGYQYLSCIPMTQRCDGSRQCPKGDDEDNCDSRCGDKQVRCPDGKCATVCNGVPECAKLQDELACAPLCRAGEVRCSDGACAKVCNGEPECEDSADENRCSITTSARTAAVCQAGEVMCADGSGCARVCNGIPECPGSADEVNCLPRCARSDQVVCQSGKCATACDGNKECVSGNSEVAADELFCERKP, from the exons atgcggcgtctcatctgggtctacgctgtttgcaatgtcatttttcaggacgctaggcatgaatgg GTACTGGTGCTGTGCTCTGTCGCAATTCTCTACGCCACAGGAGACGGCTTGATCTTCGGACCCAAGAAGAAACGGAATGAGGTGCCGAGGGCCACCAGCCGACCGCCAACCCCGACCTCGACCATCGACTACAGGACCGCCTACAACGTGATGGTCC GAACGTGTGAGCGCGGTACGAACTACGCATGTAACGTAGACCCACGGGACCCTGGCTACCAGTACCTTTCATGCATTCCCATGACCCAGCGCTGTGACGGATCACGTCAATGTCCTAAGGGGGACGACGAAGACAACTGTG ATTCGCGCTGTGGAGACAAACAAGTGCGGTGCCCCGATGGAAAATGTGCCACGGTATGCAACGGGGTACCTGAGTGTGCCAAACTTCAGGACGAGCTTGCATGCG CTCCGCTGTGTCGGGCGGGCGAGGTGCGGTGCTCGGACGGCGCGTGCGCCAAGGTGTGTAATGGAGAACCGGAATGCGAGGACTCTGCGGACGAGAACCGCTGCAGTATCACAACATCCGCAAGAACAG CGGCCGTTTGCCAGGCGGGTGAGGTGATGTGCGCAGATGGTTCCGGATGTGCGCGTGTCTGTAACGGAATCCCGGAGTGTCCGGGAAGCGCAGACGAAGTCAACTGTC TGCCCCGATGCGCGCGCAGCGACCAGGTGGTGTGTCAGAGCGGTAAGTGTGCCACTGCGTGTGACGGTAACAAGGAATGCGTGTCCGGAAATTCGGAAGTTGCGGCCGACGAACTTTTCTGCGAGAGAAAGCCTTGA
- the LOC127878065 gene encoding very low-density lipoprotein receptor-like isoform X2 has translation MSTDSRVVYVLHFNIKVLVLCSVAILYATGDGLIFGPKKKRNEVPRATSRPPTPTSTIDYRTAYNVMVRTCERGTNYACNVDPRDPGYQYLSCIPMTQRCDGSRQCPKGDDEDNCDSRCGDKQVRCPDGKCATVCNGVPECAKLQDELACAPLCRAGEVRCSDGACAKVCNGEPECEDSADENRCSITTSARTAAVCQAGEVMCADGSGCARVCNGIPECPGSADEVNCLPRCARSDQVVCQSGKCATACDGNKECVSGNSEVAADELFCERKP, from the exons GTACTGGTGCTGTGCTCTGTCGCAATTCTCTACGCCACAGGAGACGGCTTGATCTTCGGACCCAAGAAGAAACGGAATGAGGTGCCGAGGGCCACCAGCCGACCGCCAACCCCGACCTCGACCATCGACTACAGGACCGCCTACAACGTGATGGTCC GAACGTGTGAGCGCGGTACGAACTACGCATGTAACGTAGACCCACGGGACCCTGGCTACCAGTACCTTTCATGCATTCCCATGACCCAGCGCTGTGACGGATCACGTCAATGTCCTAAGGGGGACGACGAAGACAACTGTG ATTCGCGCTGTGGAGACAAACAAGTGCGGTGCCCCGATGGAAAATGTGCCACGGTATGCAACGGGGTACCTGAGTGTGCCAAACTTCAGGACGAGCTTGCATGCG CTCCGCTGTGTCGGGCGGGCGAGGTGCGGTGCTCGGACGGCGCGTGCGCCAAGGTGTGTAATGGAGAACCGGAATGCGAGGACTCTGCGGACGAGAACCGCTGCAGTATCACAACATCCGCAAGAACAG CGGCCGTTTGCCAGGCGGGTGAGGTGATGTGCGCAGATGGTTCCGGATGTGCGCGTGTCTGTAACGGAATCCCGGAGTGTCCGGGAAGCGCAGACGAAGTCAACTGTC TGCCCCGATGCGCGCGCAGCGACCAGGTGGTGTGTCAGAGCGGTAAGTGTGCCACTGCGTGTGACGGTAACAAGGAATGCGTGTCCGGAAATTCGGAAGTTGCGGCCGACGAACTTTTCTGCGAGAGAAAGCCTTGA
- the LOC127878065 gene encoding very low-density lipoprotein receptor-like isoform X4, with protein sequence MNLKRNVLVLCSVAILYATGDGLIFGPKKKRNEVPRATSRPPTPTSTIDYRTAYNVMVRTCERGTNYACNVDPRDPGYQYLSCIPMTQRCDGSRQCPKGDDEDNCDSRCGDKQVRCPDGKCATVCNGVPECAKLQDELACAPLCRAGEVRCSDGACAKVCNGEPECEDSADENRCSITTSARTAAVCQAGEVMCADGSGCARVCNGIPECPGSADEVNCLPRCARSDQVVCQSGKCATACDGNKECVSGNSEVAADELFCERKP encoded by the exons ATGAATCTTAAAAGAAAC GTACTGGTGCTGTGCTCTGTCGCAATTCTCTACGCCACAGGAGACGGCTTGATCTTCGGACCCAAGAAGAAACGGAATGAGGTGCCGAGGGCCACCAGCCGACCGCCAACCCCGACCTCGACCATCGACTACAGGACCGCCTACAACGTGATGGTCC GAACGTGTGAGCGCGGTACGAACTACGCATGTAACGTAGACCCACGGGACCCTGGCTACCAGTACCTTTCATGCATTCCCATGACCCAGCGCTGTGACGGATCACGTCAATGTCCTAAGGGGGACGACGAAGACAACTGTG ATTCGCGCTGTGGAGACAAACAAGTGCGGTGCCCCGATGGAAAATGTGCCACGGTATGCAACGGGGTACCTGAGTGTGCCAAACTTCAGGACGAGCTTGCATGCG CTCCGCTGTGTCGGGCGGGCGAGGTGCGGTGCTCGGACGGCGCGTGCGCCAAGGTGTGTAATGGAGAACCGGAATGCGAGGACTCTGCGGACGAGAACCGCTGCAGTATCACAACATCCGCAAGAACAG CGGCCGTTTGCCAGGCGGGTGAGGTGATGTGCGCAGATGGTTCCGGATGTGCGCGTGTCTGTAACGGAATCCCGGAGTGTCCGGGAAGCGCAGACGAAGTCAACTGTC TGCCCCGATGCGCGCGCAGCGACCAGGTGGTGTGTCAGAGCGGTAAGTGTGCCACTGCGTGTGACGGTAACAAGGAATGCGTGTCCGGAAATTCGGAAGTTGCGGCCGACGAACTTTTCTGCGAGAGAAAGCCTTGA
- the LOC127878065 gene encoding very low-density lipoprotein receptor-like isoform X3: protein MFQHKTTSFIKVLVLCSVAILYATGDGLIFGPKKKRNEVPRATSRPPTPTSTIDYRTAYNVMVRTCERGTNYACNVDPRDPGYQYLSCIPMTQRCDGSRQCPKGDDEDNCDSRCGDKQVRCPDGKCATVCNGVPECAKLQDELACAPLCRAGEVRCSDGACAKVCNGEPECEDSADENRCSITTSARTAAVCQAGEVMCADGSGCARVCNGIPECPGSADEVNCLPRCARSDQVVCQSGKCATACDGNKECVSGNSEVAADELFCERKP from the exons ATGTTTCAACATAAAACCACGTCTTTTATCAAGGTACTGGTGCTGTGCTCTGTCGCAATTCTCTACGCCACAGGAGACGGCTTGATCTTCGGACCCAAGAAGAAACGGAATGAGGTGCCGAGGGCCACCAGCCGACCGCCAACCCCGACCTCGACCATCGACTACAGGACCGCCTACAACGTGATGGTCC GAACGTGTGAGCGCGGTACGAACTACGCATGTAACGTAGACCCACGGGACCCTGGCTACCAGTACCTTTCATGCATTCCCATGACCCAGCGCTGTGACGGATCACGTCAATGTCCTAAGGGGGACGACGAAGACAACTGTG ATTCGCGCTGTGGAGACAAACAAGTGCGGTGCCCCGATGGAAAATGTGCCACGGTATGCAACGGGGTACCTGAGTGTGCCAAACTTCAGGACGAGCTTGCATGCG CTCCGCTGTGTCGGGCGGGCGAGGTGCGGTGCTCGGACGGCGCGTGCGCCAAGGTGTGTAATGGAGAACCGGAATGCGAGGACTCTGCGGACGAGAACCGCTGCAGTATCACAACATCCGCAAGAACAG CGGCCGTTTGCCAGGCGGGTGAGGTGATGTGCGCAGATGGTTCCGGATGTGCGCGTGTCTGTAACGGAATCCCGGAGTGTCCGGGAAGCGCAGACGAAGTCAACTGTC TGCCCCGATGCGCGCGCAGCGACCAGGTGGTGTGTCAGAGCGGTAAGTGTGCCACTGCGTGTGACGGTAACAAGGAATGCGTGTCCGGAAATTCGGAAGTTGCGGCCGACGAACTTTTCTGCGAGAGAAAGCCTTGA